In one Gossypium hirsutum isolate 1008001.06 chromosome D09, Gossypium_hirsutum_v2.1, whole genome shotgun sequence genomic region, the following are encoded:
- the LOC107929047 gene encoding cellulose synthase-like protein G3, whose amino-acid sequence MEKSVPLHVYHVNKTSIIINRAHAFLHSIALLFLIHYRLSFFFQHPKNTTIPTLPWLLIFVSELLLSLAWLFTQSYRWRPVTRTVFPERLPADDKLPAIDVFICTADPNKEPSVEVMNTVISAMALDYPPEKLHVYVSDDAGSDATLRCTKEAWNFARYWVPFCRKYDLVTACPDVYFSSSEVDSGNFEGSEFKAARTKMEEKYEVLKQEIRRIVQQHSTTGDALHSARNHPSTLEVINEHSKEEDEVKIPLLVYVSREKRPSHHHNFKAGALNVLLRVSAIISNSPYILMLDCDMYCNDPTSVRQAMCYYCDPQTPSSIAFVQFPQTFRNICQDDIYDSQIRHLFKILWHGFDGVGGPTISGSNLYIKREALLGSFSKQQELMALKRSFGPSNDFIKTLVEEYKPGFINDGESSRMLLEKANVLASCSYEHQTSWGSTVGFLYFCVVEDYFTGFSLHRKGWKSVYLYPKKPQFLGTATTNFNEVSIQWTRWASGLTSVAISKFCPLIYGPLKMSWVQFMCYSELAFMPLLNCLSLWGFAFIPQLCLFNDIPLYPKVWDSSFNIFFIIFVSAILKSLYEVVTTGGQVRTWRNDWRIWMMRSITSYFYGSLDVVLNKLGMKEASFLPTNKVIDDEQVKLYEMGIFDFRTATTFLAPLVTVILVNIAAFVRALVVNVVDNDRDGYWEKMFGQMFLSFYILVSNYAVIEGMIIRRDKASIPLYVTLLSGVFSLCILLIGSAILS is encoded by the exons ATGGAGAAATCTGTCCCTTTGCATGTATACCATGTAAACAAAACTTCCATCATCATCAACAGAGCCCATGCATTCCTCCATTCCATAGCCTTACTGTTCTTGATTCATTACaggctttctttcttttttcaacaCCCCAAAAACACCACCATACCCACTCTTCCATGGCTTCTAATCTTCGTCTCCGAGTTGCTTCTCTCTTTAGCATGGCTCTTTACACAATCCTATCGTTGGCGTCCGGTTACACGGACCGTATTCCCCGAGAGACTACCGGCCGATGATAAGCTTCCTGCCATTGATGTGTTCATTTGCACCGCCGATCCTAACAAGGAGCCGAGTGTGGAAGTTATGAACACTGTGATATCAGCCATGGCGTTGGATTATCCACCGGAAAAGCTTCATGTTTATGTTTCCGACGATGCTGGCTCCGATGCGACGTTGCGTTGTACGAAGGAGGCTTGGAACTTTGCGAGGTATTGGGTTCCGTTTTGTAGGAAATATGATCTTGTGACTGCCTGTCCGGACGTTTATTTTTCAAGCTCCGAAGTTGACAGTGGAAACTTTGAGGGTTCCGAGTTTAAGGCTGCGAGGACGAAGATGGAG GAAAAGTACGAGGTTTTGAAGCAAGAAATAAGGAGAATTGTTCAACAACATTCCACGACGGGTGACGCCCTACACAGTGCTCGTAACCATCCTTCAACTCTTGAG GTTATAAATGAACATTCCAAAGAGGAAGATGAAGTTAAAATACCTCTACTTGTTTATGTTTCTCGTGAGAAAAGGCCTTCTCATCATCATAATTTCAAGGCTGGAGCCCTCAACGTCCTT CTTCGAGTCTCAGCGATAATAAGCAATTCTCCATATATTCTAATGCTTGACTGCGACATGTACTGCAATGACCCAACTTCAGTTAGGCAAGCAATGTGTTATTATTGCGATCCCCAAACACCTTCTTCTATAGCATTTGTGCAATTCCCTCAAACATTTCGAAATATATGTCAAGATGACATCTACGACAGCCAAATTCGACATTTATTCAAG ATACTTTGGCACGGTTTTGATGGCGTCGGAGGACCAACGATATCAGGTTCGAACTTATATATAAAGAGGGAGGCTTTATTGGGTAGTTTCAGCAAGCAACAAG AACTCATGGCACTTAAGAGATCATTTGGTCCATCCAATGATTTCATTAAAACCCTAGTCGAAGAGTATAAGCCTGGTTTCATAAACGATGGGGAATCTTCGAGAATGTTGCTGGAAAAGGCCAACGTTTTAGCTTCCTGCAGTTATGAACATCAGACATCATGGGGTTCGACG GTGGGTTTCTTGTACTTTTGTGTGGTGGAAGATTACTTCACTGGATTTTCTTTACATCGTAAAGGTTGGAAATCAGTGTATCTTTATCCCAAAAAGCCACAGTTCTTAGGGACAGCCACCACAAATTTTAATGAAGTATCAATTCAATGGACAAGATGGGCATCCGGGCTTACTAGTGTTGCAATTTCTAAGTTTTGCCCTCTCATTTATGGTCCTTTAAAGATGTCTTGGGTACAATTTATGTGCTATTCAGAACTTGCATTCATGCCACTTCTTAATTGTCTCTCTCTTTGGGGTTTCGCTTTTATACCTCAACTTTGTCTTTTCAATGACATCCCTTTGTATCCGAAG GTTTGGGATTCGAGTTTCaacatattttttatcatttttgtatCGGCTATTTTGAAAAGCTTATATGAAGTTGTTACAACCGGAGGACAAGTACGGACATGGAGAAATGATTGGAGAATATGGATGATGAGATCGATAACATCTTACTTCTATGGAAGCTTGGATGTTGTTTTAAATAAGCTTGGCATGAAGGAAGCTAGCTTTTTGCCAACTAATAAAGTAATCGATGATGAACAAGTTAAGCTATATGAGATGGGTATTTTTGATTTTCGAACAGCCACCACGTTTCTTGCTCCATTGGTTACGGTGATTCTTGTAAACATTGCAGCATTTGTCAGAGCTTTGGTCGTGAATGTTGTTGATAATGATAGAGACGGATATTGGGAAAAAATGTTTGGGCAAATGTTTCTTTCGTTTTACATATTGGTTTCGAATTACGCAGTTATTGAAGGGATGATAATCAGGAGAGATAAGGCCAGCATTCCATTATATGTTACTTTGTTGTCGGGTGTGTTTTCATTGTGTATCTTGTTGATTGGCTCTGCCATTTTGTCTTAA